One genomic region from Gossypium hirsutum isolate 1008001.06 chromosome D13, Gossypium_hirsutum_v2.1, whole genome shotgun sequence encodes:
- the LOC107931880 gene encoding transcription factor MYB59: MEMVKDESCRKGPWTEKEDMVLVNFVHLFGDRRWDFIAKVSGLNRTGKSCRLRWVNYLHPGLKRGKMTPQEEKLVLELHAKWGNRWSRIARRLPGRTDNEIKNFWRTHMRKMALGKKRSTSPSSSSSSTVTRVDSLPSSGNGKVSFYDTGGPKMAVFDDIKGYSMDEIWKDIDMSEGNTTKLPLSENYSEQGCCNHFSCPSMASSPPWDFSWDYSLWKMDDDDDDDDDDEEERKVFIATTNNQLFNLFVHKP; the protein is encoded by the exons atggAAATGGTGAAAGATGAAAGCTGCAGAAAAGGTCCATGGACAGAAAAAGAAGACATGGTTTTGGTGAACTTTGTGCACTTATTTGGGGACCGGCGATGGGATTTTATTGCCAAAGTTTCAG gGTTGAACCGAACAGGGAAGAGTTGTAGGCTAAGATGGGTTAATTATTTGCACCCTGGTCTTAAAAGAGGGAAGATGACACCCCAAGAAGAAAAGCTCGTGCTTGAACTTCATGCTAAATGGGGGAATAG GTGGTCGAGAATTGCTAGGAGATTACCAGGGCGTACGGACAACGAGATCAAGAACTTTTGGAGAACTCATATGAGAAAAATGGCTCTAGGAAAGAAGCGATCCAcgtcaccatcatcatcatcatcatcgacTGTCACTAGAGTCGATTCATTACCATCATCAGGTAATGGGAAGGTAAGTTTTTATGACACCGGTGGTCCAAAAATGGCGGTTTTCGATGATATTAAGGGATACTCCATGGATGAAATATGGAAAGACATTGATATGTCTGAAGGAAACACAACGAAACTGCCTTTGTCTGAAAATTACAGTGAACAAGGTTGTTGTAATCACTTTTCTTGCCCTTCAATGGCTTCTTCTCCTCCATGGGATTTCAGTTGGGATTATTCATTGTGGAagatggatgatgatgatgatgatgatgacgacgatGAAGAAGAGAGAAAGGTGTTCATTGCAACAACtaataatcaattattcaatttatttgttcATAAACCCTAA